The Candidatus Margulisiibacteriota bacterium genome segment TATGCTTTTGTCTTCACAATTAACCTCTGCCGCGCAATACGGATAGCATTGAATTGTTCTATCTCTTATTCTCTAAAAAACTGCTCACCTCGACCCTTGCTGACAACTGGAGATCGAGGCAAGCGGCACAAACCTACTCTACTTTTATGGATTTGCTATTTTGCCACAATCCATGAATATTGCAATAAGACTGCGCCATCAAAGTACCAGGCTTATCGGTTTTAAACGCCAGGGTCCCTGCATGATGCGTGTATACAGTACTTGTATCCGCTCCATTGATCGATGATCCGTGGGATGAAAAATTAAACTTACCCAACTCGTAAGGATATTTCTCTCCATCAGGCAAAAAAAAGAGAGAGATCCAGGCTATATGATGCTGAGTTGTATTAGGATGGCTCACAGCTTTACCGATGGAAGCGGTAACATTGGTGAACTCTCCCTTAACAAGAATATCAGGCACATCAATCACAGGCACATGCTTTTCTGATTTCCAGTCAGCAGTTTGCAACAATTCATTCAGTTCAGGCATAGTTCGCCCCCTTTATTTCAAAAAATTTTCAAACATTTCTTCATGGTTAACCTCTTCGGACATAATATGAACTATCAACTGATATGTTACATGATCCTTTCCGAGTGTCATAGCTGCAAGCTTGTTATAATGGTCGATAGCTGCGTTTTCTGCACCTTTCACAACACCTACAATAGCATTATAATCCGAGGTTACTTCCGGAGGATGCGGATAAGGACGTGTCGC includes the following:
- a CDS encoding Neelaredoxin, producing MPELNELLQTADWKSEKHVPVIDVPDILVKGEFTNVTASIGKAVSHPNTTQHHIAWISLFFLPDGEKYPYELGKFNFSSHGSSINGADTSTVYTHHAGTLAFKTDKPGTLMAQSYCNIHGLWQNSKSIKVE